In uncultured Methanobacterium sp., a genomic segment contains:
- the fbp gene encoding fructose-1,6-bisphosphate aldolase/phosphatase: MKTTISVIKADVGSIAGHGLAHPAILKKCEEILAKAKEEELLIDYYVTNCGDDTELIMTHKQGEENEEIHEMAWNAFLEGTAIARELKLYGAGQDLLSDTFSGNIKGMGPGVAEMEFKERPSDPVVVFCCDKTEPGAFNLPIYKMFADPFSTAGLVIDPSMHNGFEFEVYDVMEHKKVKLSCPDEMYDLLALLGTISRYVIKRVRRRDDKEIAASISTERLNLMAGKYVGKDDPVAIVRSQSGFPAAGEIVEPFAFPHLVGGWMRGSHNGPLMPVGQKNAYPVRFDGPPRVIALGFQIADGKLVGPADMFDDPAFDRSRALASEVAEYMRRHGPFEPHRLPADEMEYTTLPGVMEKLSGRFEDI; this comes from the coding sequence ATGAAAACCACCATTAGTGTGATAAAAGCAGACGTTGGTAGTATAGCAGGACACGGATTAGCTCACCCCGCAATATTAAAAAAATGTGAAGAGATCTTAGCAAAAGCCAAGGAAGAAGAGCTTCTTATTGATTATTATGTGACCAATTGTGGTGACGACACCGAACTTATAATGACCCACAAACAGGGTGAAGAAAACGAAGAAATCCATGAAATGGCATGGAATGCCTTTTTAGAAGGAACCGCAATTGCTCGTGAACTAAAACTTTACGGTGCAGGTCAGGACCTTTTATCTGACACATTCTCAGGAAACATCAAAGGTATGGGTCCTGGAGTTGCAGAAATGGAATTTAAAGAAAGGCCCAGTGACCCGGTGGTTGTTTTCTGTTGTGATAAGACCGAACCCGGAGCATTTAACCTGCCCATTTATAAAATGTTCGCAGACCCATTCAGCACTGCAGGTCTGGTAATCGACCCATCAATGCACAACGGATTTGAATTTGAAGTTTACGATGTTATGGAACACAAAAAAGTAAAACTGTCCTGTCCTGATGAAATGTACGATTTACTGGCCCTCTTGGGTACCATCAGCAGATACGTCATAAAACGTGTCCGCAGAAGGGACGACAAAGAAATCGCTGCATCCATCAGTACCGAACGGTTAAATCTCATGGCTGGTAAATACGTTGGAAAAGACGACCCAGTAGCCATAGTAAGATCACAGTCCGGATTCCCCGCAGCAGGAGAAATTGTGGAACCATTCGCATTCCCACACCTAGTGGGTGGATGGATGAGAGGATCACACAACGGACCACTCATGCCTGTAGGACAGAAAAACGCATACCCTGTACGATTCGACGGACCACCAAGGGTAATAGCCCTGGGTTTCCAGATAGCTGACGGTAAATTAGTAGGACCAGCCGATATGTTCGATGACCCTGCATTTGATCGTTCCCGAGCACTGGCCTCAGAAGTTGCCGAGTACATGAGAAGACATGGCCCATTCGAACCACACAGGTTACCCGCTGATGAAATGGAATACACCACCTTACCCGGTGTCATGGAAAAACTCAGTGGAAGATTTGAAGATATTTAA
- a CDS encoding DUF434 domain-containing protein has protein sequence MNFNDPILKEAKKDFQYLLERGFPRTGALEYVGNHYLLGQTQRNYLNRTVFSREKIKSRKDKLILLSDVKGKDVLVDGYNVLITTETMFQGADNLIVNCDDGVTRDVKAVFGKYKRNETTEIALKSIISLLKLFKPKKVLFFYDSPVSLSGELAKTTKDILNSCEVPGDAQTSKNVDLKLVRLSHELGAVVATSDGIIIDKVDRVLDIPFYASRTCKQ, from the coding sequence ATGAATTTCAATGATCCGATTTTAAAGGAAGCTAAAAAGGACTTCCAGTACCTTTTGGAACGTGGTTTTCCCAGAACTGGGGCTTTGGAATATGTGGGGAATCATTATCTTCTGGGACAGACTCAAAGAAACTACTTGAATCGCACTGTTTTCTCCCGGGAAAAAATCAAAAGCCGTAAAGATAAATTAATCCTCCTGTCGGATGTAAAGGGTAAAGATGTTCTTGTGGATGGTTACAATGTTCTCATTACCACTGAAACCATGTTTCAGGGTGCAGATAATTTAATTGTAAACTGTGATGATGGGGTTACCCGGGATGTTAAAGCAGTTTTTGGGAAATACAAAAGAAATGAAACCACTGAAATAGCTCTGAAATCCATCATATCATTACTGAAACTTTTTAAACCCAAAAAGGTGCTTTTTTTCTATGATAGTCCTGTGAGTTTAAGTGGAGAACTGGCCAAAACCACCAAGGACATATTAAACTCCTGTGAAGTTCCAGGTGATGCTCAAACTTCAAAAAATGTGGATTTAAAACTAGTTAGGCTATCCCACGAACTAGGGGCAGTGGTGGCCACCAGTGATGGTATAATCATTGATAAAGTAGATAGAGTCCTGGATATACCGTTTTATGCCTCAAGAACGTGTAAACAATAA
- a CDS encoding DUF357 domain-containing protein — translation MDAIDRIKKDLDLFAKNIKEIESIKINGEEEKIVEMAKNYRDDTRYYLEQNDHLTSFGCITYAHGLLDAVRLLHNLIKDE, via the coding sequence ATGGATGCAATAGACAGAATCAAAAAAGATTTGGACCTTTTTGCAAAAAATATAAAAGAAATAGAATCTATAAAAATCAATGGTGAAGAGGAAAAAATTGTGGAAATGGCCAAAAATTATAGGGATGACACCAGATACTACTTGGAACAGAATGATCATCTCACCTCTTTCGGCTGCATAACCTATGCCCACGGACTTTTAGATGCAGTACGTCTTTTACACAACCTCATAAAGGATGAATAA
- the pgsA gene encoding archaetidylinositol phosphate synthase, which produces MLNQVRPQFQRFIDPLARRIGLHPNVLTIIGLLVSLCAAYAFSQQNLLLGGLLILLSGFFDVIDGAVARNNNTKSKFGGFLDSTSDRFADAFIIIGIIYGGFVNWFWGILALLASLSVSYVRARAEVEGIKCDVGIAERAERLFIILGGAFIGYFTNPQLVMSLAILLVVILGYITVIQRIYHSWKELKDL; this is translated from the coding sequence ATGCTTAACCAAGTTCGGCCTCAATTTCAAAGATTCATAGACCCCCTAGCCAGGAGAATTGGGTTACACCCCAACGTGCTCACAATCATTGGACTGCTGGTTAGTCTTTGCGCTGCCTATGCATTTTCCCAGCAAAACTTACTTTTAGGTGGACTCCTCATCCTCTTAAGCGGCTTTTTTGACGTGATTGACGGGGCTGTGGCTCGAAACAATAACACCAAGAGCAAATTCGGCGGTTTCCTTGACTCCACCTCGGACCGCTTCGCAGATGCATTCATAATCATCGGAATCATCTATGGTGGATTCGTGAACTGGTTCTGGGGTATTCTTGCATTACTCGCCTCATTGAGTGTCAGTTATGTCCGGGCCCGGGCAGAGGTGGAAGGAATTAAATGTGATGTGGGAATAGCAGAACGAGCAGAACGCCTCTTCATTATTCTAGGTGGTGCATTTATTGGATACTTCACCAACCCCCAATTGGTCATGTCATTGGCCATTTTACTGGTAGTTATTTTGGGATATATAACTGTAATACAACGTATTTATCACTCCTGGAAGGAACTTAAAGATCTTTAA
- a CDS encoding response regulator, which translates to MMILIVEDDKRTILDLKSILTELGHNIVKIVPSGQKAIQEAGDLNPDLVIINIKLKGEMSGVEAAHKIEDLYKIPIIFLSVFIKNCLNKSLQLPDDAVVVSKPIKRDHLEYCILRVLNK; encoded by the coding sequence ATGATGATTTTAATTGTTGAAGACGACAAAAGAACCATTTTAGATTTAAAATCTATTTTAACAGAATTAGGGCATAATATAGTTAAAATAGTTCCTAGTGGCCAAAAAGCAATTCAAGAGGCAGGAGATTTAAATCCTGACTTGGTTATCATCAACATAAAATTAAAAGGTGAAATGAGTGGTGTGGAGGCTGCCCACAAAATTGAAGATCTTTATAAAATCCCCATTATCTTTCTCTCGGTCTTCATCAAAAACTGTTTAAATAAGTCATTGCAACTACCAGATGATGCTGTTGTTGTAAGTAAGCCTATAAAACGTGATCATTTAGAGTATTGTATTTTAAGAGTGTTAAATAAATAA
- a CDS encoding pyridoxal phosphate-dependent aminotransferase: MISPKKYAKAAKVLPKGFKSANEFFNYVYNDPDMIWMGQNTNHLHDQDGISEAMVASIQGNDYCKYPPPEGFPRLKELVMNDLGLGSEYDILITAGATESLYMCANDILEPENNTITCDPGYLIIDNFASRFGDHVKSVPIYSPECGYKLTPELVRENLDKNTKLVSLVDPLNPLGSSYTKQERKEFKDIAEDHDIYLLHDITYRDFAHDHQLMAKVCPEHTVTVYSFSKIYGMAGLRIGAVIGVPEIINSIRTIVVNDLGTNLVAQNGAMAAIESKPKWIDRVKGTTRQNQDIIKQAVDQVDGAFIAVYPSDGNMMAIDMVDTGVTPREMADYLIERKIFAREGSYTSKKFGHRYLRVSFSIPTNQVEYFAKCFLEGMDVLKGSKKV, encoded by the coding sequence ATGATTTCACCCAAAAAGTACGCTAAAGCCGCAAAAGTACTGCCAAAAGGATTTAAATCAGCTAATGAATTTTTTAACTATGTTTACAATGATCCAGATATGATCTGGATGGGTCAAAACACCAATCATCTCCATGACCAGGACGGAATCAGCGAGGCCATGGTAGCCAGTATACAGGGCAATGATTACTGCAAGTACCCCCCACCAGAAGGCTTTCCACGTCTCAAGGAACTGGTAATGAATGACCTGGGACTGGGCAGTGAATATGACATTCTGATAACTGCTGGGGCAACAGAATCACTTTATATGTGTGCCAATGACATTCTGGAACCGGAAAACAACACCATAACATGTGACCCTGGATATCTTATCATTGATAACTTTGCAAGCCGTTTTGGGGACCATGTTAAATCCGTACCCATTTACAGTCCGGAATGCGGTTACAAGTTAACTCCTGAGTTGGTAAGAGAGAACTTGGATAAGAATACCAAACTGGTATCCCTGGTTGATCCACTTAATCCATTGGGATCATCTTATACTAAACAGGAACGCAAAGAGTTCAAGGATATTGCCGAGGATCATGATATTTACCTCTTACATGACATCACCTACCGTGATTTTGCCCATGATCATCAGCTCATGGCCAAGGTTTGTCCAGAACATACAGTAACGGTGTACAGTTTTTCCAAGATATATGGAATGGCCGGTCTAAGAATCGGTGCTGTAATTGGAGTACCAGAGATAATCAACTCCATACGTACCATTGTTGTAAATGACCTTGGAACCAACCTGGTAGCTCAAAACGGGGCAATGGCTGCTATAGAATCCAAACCAAAATGGATCGACCGGGTTAAAGGAACCACACGCCAGAACCAGGACATAATCAAACAGGCAGTGGACCAGGTTGACGGAGCATTCATCGCAGTCTACCCATCAGATGGAAATATGATGGCTATTGACATGGTTGACACTGGAGTTACACCCCGAGAAATGGCAGACTACCTTATAGAACGTAAAATATTTGCCAGGGAAGGATCTTACACCAGCAAGAAATTCGGGCACCGATACCTGAGAGTGAGCTTCTCCATACCCACAAACCAGGTGGAGTACTTTGCCAAGTGCTTCCTGGAAGGTATGGATGTTTTGAAGGGTTCTAAAAAGGTGTGA
- a CDS encoding TIGR00153 family protein yields the protein MRKFFGKESMVEGHSRQHVELVYQCVQKLRELMPPFYRGEFDILDAKVIEMSILETKADEVRRIMEIEFFKGAFLPFDREDRIILAELVDNVADMTQEAAYGISLSRITFPPHYKNDFDELVEEVIDSIAVLKDCIELLDVDLGEALKKAHEVEEQEIKVDIIERRIIKKLYQSYRDEEFGILRLIELKAMVIRLGNIVDRAEDASDRVPIIAAKRKG from the coding sequence ATGAGGAAGTTCTTCGGTAAGGAATCCATGGTGGAGGGACATTCCCGTCAGCATGTGGAACTGGTCTACCAGTGCGTTCAGAAACTCAGAGAATTAATGCCCCCATTTTACAGGGGCGAGTTTGACATACTGGATGCTAAAGTGATTGAAATGTCAATCCTGGAAACCAAAGCCGATGAAGTTCGCAGGATCATGGAGATTGAATTCTTTAAAGGAGCTTTCCTTCCCTTTGATCGGGAAGACCGAATAATCCTGGCAGAACTGGTGGATAACGTGGCAGATATGACACAGGAAGCCGCTTACGGAATAAGCCTCAGTAGAATCACATTCCCGCCTCATTATAAAAATGATTTTGATGAACTGGTGGAAGAGGTTATCGATTCCATTGCTGTTTTAAAAGATTGTATTGAACTCTTGGATGTGGATCTTGGAGAAGCCCTCAAGAAAGCCCATGAAGTTGAAGAACAGGAAATTAAAGTGGACATAATTGAGAGGCGTATAATTAAAAAACTTTACCAATCTTATCGTGATGAGGAATTTGGCATTTTAAGATTAATAGAACTTAAAGCAATGGTTATCCGCTTAGGGAATATTGTAGATCGGGCAGAAGATGCCTCAGACAGGGTGCCCATCATCGCTGCCAAGAGAAAAGGTTGA
- a CDS encoding L-threonylcarbamoyladenylate synthase: MKIIRVDPDNPEKEKMGMVRDSLHCGKTVVYPTDTVYGLGANVFNEDALLKVYLMKGRPLTKPVSVCVSQVKDIQQIAHLNPEIDDIIKKILPGPYTLILNKKEVVPLLITGGMDKIGVRIPDNSICRELSKEFPITTTSANISGHPSPVSAQEARKDLDDHPDILIDSGPCSGGISSTVVDLTVSPPCILREGAGMEKLLQFME; this comes from the coding sequence ATGAAAATCATTAGAGTTGATCCAGATAACCCTGAAAAAGAGAAAATGGGAATGGTCAGGGATAGTTTGCATTGTGGTAAAACTGTGGTTTACCCCACTGACACGGTGTATGGCTTAGGGGCTAACGTATTCAATGAAGATGCACTTTTAAAAGTTTACCTTATGAAGGGAAGACCTTTGACTAAACCTGTGTCAGTATGTGTTTCACAGGTAAAGGACATTCAACAAATAGCCCATTTGAATCCAGAAATAGATGACATAATCAAGAAAATCCTTCCTGGACCATATACACTCATTTTAAATAAGAAAGAGGTAGTTCCATTGTTGATTACGGGGGGAATGGATAAAATAGGAGTTAGAATTCCAGATAACTCTATTTGCAGAGAACTTTCAAAGGAATTCCCCATAACCACAACCAGTGCCAACATATCTGGCCATCCCTCCCCTGTATCTGCCCAGGAGGCACGTAAAGATCTGGATGATCATCCAGATATCCTAATTGATTCTGGACCATGTAGTGGTGGAATTTCCTCCACAGTAGTAGATCTGACGGTCAGCCCCCCATGCATCCTGAGGGAAGGGGCTGGAATGGAAAAACTACTCCAGTTTATGGAATAG
- the radB gene encoding DNA repair and recombination protein RadB: protein MSEILSNMKEKGKIPTSSPIDSLIGGGVEKGCITQFYGPPGSGKTNITLNLLVQNAKNGNSGIFVDTEGGLSIERVKQLAGSDFKELASNIIVFEPSTFSEQDLTLRRIEKMVESGDEVDLVILDSAVALYRVRDGDSSQINLELGRQMGLLTRLARKHDIAVVITNQVYASFEGEGMVEPVGGTILKYRSKIMVELERGDVSGERYAILKRHRSRPEGLRTRFRIVDSGLR from the coding sequence ATGTCAGAAATTCTATCCAACATGAAAGAAAAGGGTAAAATACCCACATCATCTCCTATTGACTCCCTCATTGGGGGTGGGGTTGAAAAAGGATGTATCACACAATTTTACGGTCCTCCAGGATCTGGTAAGACCAACATAACCCTCAACCTCCTGGTGCAAAATGCTAAAAATGGTAACAGTGGAATTTTTGTGGATACTGAGGGTGGTCTGTCCATTGAAAGAGTTAAACAATTAGCTGGTTCTGATTTCAAGGAACTTGCATCTAATATAATTGTTTTTGAGCCTTCAACCTTCTCAGAACAGGATTTAACACTCCGTAGGATAGAGAAGATGGTGGAGTCTGGTGATGAGGTGGATCTGGTTATTCTGGATTCTGCAGTGGCCCTTTACCGGGTTCGTGATGGTGATTCATCCCAGATCAATCTGGAACTAGGGAGGCAGATGGGTCTTTTAACCAGGCTGGCCCGTAAGCACGATATTGCTGTGGTGATCACCAACCAAGTATACGCCAGTTTTGAGGGTGAGGGGATGGTAGAACCAGTGGGGGGTACTATTTTAAAGTACAGAAGCAAGATCATGGTGGAACTGGAGAGAGGAGATGTTAGTGGGGAAAGATATGCCATCCTGAAAAGGCATCGTAGCCGACCGGAAGGGCTGCGCACCCGGTTCCGTATCGTGGATAGTGGTCTCAGATAA